A single region of the Gemella sp. zg-570 genome encodes:
- a CDS encoding C39 family peptidase, with product MKKYLSLILILIFCLGCFFIIKNKFYSKNISSNNISTDMSDKNKKKDREASSEKLKNEDKIENKTDKTSETKSPEIPNYTVVDGVKIGKKFVLDVNQQIQKEWYYCAPTTVSMILSAKDKDVDQYTLAKEMGTYEPFGTHNKDAIRILNKYMFGYEYPADNQSGYRLESVSLVNEEVLATFKKRLKKNIEDGYPMYYTFDMSKVYEGRQGEHNVVGIGYALTPDESDIALLYYIDPSYKVQDATYGGLKVITPEQLLTAMLTCEEPNYAW from the coding sequence ATGAAAAAATATTTGAGTTTAATTTTAATTTTAATTTTTTGTCTAGGATGCTTTTTCATAATTAAGAATAAATTTTATTCTAAGAATATAAGTAGTAATAATATTTCTACTGATATGTCAGATAAAAATAAGAAAAAGGATAGGGAAGCATCTTCTGAAAAATTAAAAAATGAAGATAAAATTGAAAATAAAACTGACAAAACATCAGAAACAAAAAGCCCTGAAATACCAAATTATACTGTTGTAGATGGTGTTAAGATAGGAAAAAAATTTGTTTTAGATGTTAATCAGCAAATTCAAAAAGAGTGGTATTACTGTGCACCGACTACGGTGAGTATGATACTTAGTGCCAAGGATAAAGATGTTGACCAATATACACTCGCTAAAGAAATGGGAACTTATGAACCTTTTGGAACTCATAATAAAGATGCTATCCGTATTTTGAATAAATATATGTTTGGCTATGAATATCCAGCTGACAATCAGAGTGGTTATAGATTAGAAAGTGTTAGTCTTGTTAATGAAGAAGTTTTAGCAACTTTTAAAAAACGATTAAAGAAAAATATTGAAGATGGATATCCCATGTATTACACTTTTGATATGTCAAAGGTATATGAAGGTAGGCAAGGTGAGCATAATGTAGTAGGCATAGGATACGCATTGACACCAGACGAAAGTGATATAGCCTTGCTTTATTATATAGACCCCTCTTATAAAGTGCAAGATGCTACTTATGGAGGTTTGAAAGTAATTACTCCTGAGCAGCTGCTAACAGCCATGTTGACATGTGAAGAACCAAATTATGCTTGGTAA
- a CDS encoding acetyl-CoA C-acetyltransferase, with amino-acid sequence MKKVAIVSAQRSAIASFGKSLKDEKPTEIAAKVIRASLEKINLNPNLVDEVILGNVLQAGLGQNVARQVALQAGLPNKVSAFAINKVCGSGLKSVTLAASSIMLGENDIVICGGMEFMSQAPYLSKQSRFGAKMGSIELVDSLINDGLTDAFNNYHMGITAENLAKKYNISRQEADTFALESQQKAENAIKNNKFKDEIIPLEVKDGRETKIFDTDEYPRFNSTIEKLEKLKPSFDKNGIGTAGNSSGINDGVAFLVLMSEEKARELNIEMLAYIESFATSGLEPELMGLGPVYATKKLLAKENISIDKIDLFEINEAFASQSIAVIRELDIDKNKVNVNGGAIALGHPIGASGARILVSLVHELKKQNKKLGLASLCIGGGQGISLLISKKN; translated from the coding sequence ATGAAAAAGGTAGCTATAGTTTCAGCACAACGTTCTGCTATTGCTTCTTTTGGTAAAAGCCTAAAAGATGAAAAACCTACAGAAATTGCTGCAAAAGTTATCCGTGCTTCTTTAGAAAAAATTAATTTAAACCCTAACCTTGTAGATGAAGTGATTTTAGGAAATGTCTTGCAGGCAGGTTTAGGGCAAAATGTTGCTCGTCAAGTTGCTCTACAAGCTGGTTTACCAAATAAGGTATCTGCCTTTGCTATCAACAAGGTTTGTGGGTCTGGTTTGAAAAGTGTAACCTTGGCTGCTAGTAGCATTATGCTAGGAGAAAATGATATTGTTATTTGTGGTGGTATGGAATTTATGAGCCAAGCTCCCTACCTAAGTAAACAAAGTCGTTTTGGAGCAAAAATGGGTTCAATAGAACTTGTAGATAGTTTAATAAACGACGGTCTTACTGACGCATTTAATAATTATCACATGGGAATTACAGCTGAAAATCTTGCTAAAAAATATAATATTTCAAGACAAGAGGCTGATACTTTTGCTCTAGAAAGCCAGCAGAAGGCTGAAAATGCTATAAAAAATAATAAATTTAAAGATGAAATTATCCCCCTAGAAGTAAAAGACGGTCGTGAAACTAAAATTTTTGATACGGACGAATACCCTAGATTTAATAGTACAATAGAAAAACTTGAAAAATTAAAACCTTCCTTCGATAAAAATGGAATAGGTACTGCTGGCAATTCTTCTGGGATAAATGATGGTGTTGCTTTTCTTGTTCTTATGTCTGAAGAAAAAGCTAGAGAATTAAATATAGAAATGCTAGCATATATAGAAAGTTTTGCTACTTCAGGACTAGAACCAGAACTTATGGGCTTAGGACCCGTCTATGCAACAAAAAAATTATTGGCTAAAGAAAATATTTCAATAGATAAGATAGATTTGTTTGAAATAAATGAAGCCTTTGCCAGCCAATCTATAGCCGTCATTAGAGAACTAGATATAGATAAAAACAAGGTCAACGTCAATGGTGGAGCTATCGCACTAGGTCATCCTATCGGTGCCAGCGGAGCTAGAATATTAGTTTCCCTGGTACATGAATTAAAAAAACAAAACAAAAAATTAGGACTTGCCTCACTTTGTATCGGTGGCGGTCAAGGAATTTCTCTATTAATATCTAAAAAGAATTAA
- a CDS encoding hydroxymethylglutaryl-CoA synthase — translation MNIGIDKIGFAMPDYYLNIEDLALKRGVEPEKFTKGFMQLEMSIAPHTQDIVTLGARAAYEILTDEDKEKIDMIIVGTETGIDQSKAASVFIHSLLNIQKFARSVEIKEACYGATAALEFARNHIVSKPNSYVLVIASDIAKYGINSGGESTQGAGSVAMLIKQNPSIALINNDNVYQTRDLMDFWRPNYSPYPFVDGKFSTELYLDCLTTTWEKYLEKNKKNYSDFVAICFHLPYPKLGLKGLQAITSNIEEDKKNKLEANFTASILYSQRVGNIYTGSLFLGLLSLLENSKNLKAGNNIALYSYGSGAVCEIFSLTLVKDFDLKLRKNRLTSDFANRTRLDIDQYEEIFFKTIDLDENGSASFDDKSKFALQKIENHKRIYNKN, via the coding sequence ATGAATATTGGAATTGATAAAATTGGATTTGCTATGCCTGACTATTATCTAAATATAGAAGATTTAGCCCTAAAAAGAGGTGTAGAACCAGAAAAATTCACAAAGGGTTTTATGCAACTTGAAATGAGTATTGCTCCCCACACACAAGATATAGTAACATTGGGTGCCAGAGCTGCTTATGAAATTTTAACAGACGAAGATAAAGAAAAAATAGACATGATTATAGTAGGAACTGAAACTGGTATTGACCAGAGTAAAGCCGCTTCTGTTTTTATTCATAGCTTGCTTAACATACAAAAATTTGCCCGTTCAGTAGAAATAAAAGAGGCTTGCTACGGTGCTACTGCGGCATTAGAATTTGCCCGTAATCACATAGTTAGCAAACCTAATTCTTATGTTCTAGTAATAGCTAGTGATATTGCAAAATACGGCATAAATTCTGGTGGCGAATCTACACAGGGTGCTGGTAGTGTCGCAATGTTAATAAAGCAAAATCCTAGTATCGCCCTAATAAATAACGACAATGTTTATCAAACTAGAGATTTAATGGATTTTTGGCGACCTAATTACAGCCCATATCCCTTTGTAGATGGTAAATTTTCTACGGAACTCTACCTAGATTGTTTAACGACAACATGGGAAAAATATTTAGAAAAAAACAAAAAAAATTATTCTGACTTTGTTGCTATTTGTTTCCATTTACCCTATCCAAAATTAGGGCTTAAGGGACTACAAGCAATAACTTCAAATATAGAAGAAGATAAAAAAAATAAACTAGAAGCAAACTTTACAGCCTCTATACTATATAGCCAACGTGTTGGTAACATATATACTGGTTCCCTATTTTTAGGACTCCTTTCACTACTAGAAAACAGCAAAAATTTAAAAGCTGGAAATAATATAGCCCTATATAGTTATGGTAGTGGAGCTGTTTGTGAAATTTTTAGTCTTACACTTGTAAAAGATTTTGATTTGAAACTGAGAAAGAATAGACTAACAAGTGATTTTGCAAATAGAACTAGGCTTGATATTGACCAATACGAAGAAATATTTTTTAAAACCATAGATTTAGATGAAAATGGTAGTGCTAGTTTTGATGACAAGTCAAAATTTGCCCTACAAAAAATTGAAAATCACAAAAGAATATATAACAAAAACTAG
- a CDS encoding hydroxymethylglutaryl-CoA reductase, degradative: protein MTFTGFYKKTRKERIEILKNLNLISDEHSHELLENITLDVDVAGNMTENHIATFALPFGIVPQILVNNKEYSLPMVTEEPSVVAAASNASKIIAKSGGFETKILDRKMIGQIALYDVENFEQATSKIEENKLYLLQIANEAHPSIVKRGGGACDISWKILEDDEVKFLVVYLTVDVKEAMGANILNNMLEAIKPYLENLTNSSALMAILSNYATKSLVTASCKIKIQHIDKDIEKAKEIAKKIELASKFAKLDPYRAATHNKGIFNGIDALVIASGNDWRAVEAACHTYATRNGTYEGLSTWIFNKNENILSGEITLPMPIASVGGSIGLNNSVKISHEILGNPDAKTLASLITALGLAQNFAALKALVSVGIQQGHMKLHAKSLALLAGAKAEEVEIIAEKLQESKHMNLETAKLLIKENKEKIK, encoded by the coding sequence ATGACTTTTACAGGATTTTATAAAAAAACTCGCAAGGAACGTATAGAAATTTTAAAAAATTTAAATTTAATTAGTGATGAACACAGCCACGAATTATTAGAAAATATTACCTTAGATGTAGATGTTGCTGGCAATATGACAGAAAATCACATAGCAACTTTTGCCCTACCTTTTGGCATAGTCCCACAAATTTTAGTTAATAATAAAGAATATAGTCTACCTATGGTTACAGAAGAACCCTCAGTTGTAGCAGCAGCAAGTAATGCCAGCAAAATAATTGCTAAATCTGGTGGCTTTGAAACAAAAATTTTAGATAGAAAAATGATTGGACAAATCGCCCTATATGATGTTGAAAATTTTGAACAAGCAACTAGTAAAATTGAGGAAAATAAGTTGTATTTATTACAAATAGCTAATGAGGCTCACCCCTCAATAGTAAAACGTGGTGGTGGAGCCTGCGATATTAGTTGGAAGATTTTAGAAGATGATGAAGTGAAATTTTTAGTAGTCTATCTTACTGTTGACGTTAAGGAAGCTATGGGGGCTAATATATTAAATAATATGTTAGAAGCTATAAAACCTTACTTAGAAAATTTAACAAATTCTTCTGCCCTTATGGCAATACTATCAAATTATGCCACAAAATCTTTGGTTACGGCAAGCTGTAAAATTAAAATTCAGCATATTGATAAAGATATAGAAAAAGCAAAAGAAATAGCCAAAAAAATTGAATTAGCTAGTAAATTTGCCAAACTAGACCCATATAGAGCGGCTACTCACAATAAGGGAATTTTTAACGGTATAGACGCACTCGTAATTGCAAGCGGCAATGACTGGCGAGCCGTAGAAGCTGCCTGCCACACTTACGCCACAAGAAATGGAACTTATGAGGGCTTGTCAACTTGGATATTTAATAAAAACGAAAATATTTTATCTGGTGAAATAACCCTACCCATGCCAATAGCCAGTGTCGGTGGTTCTATCGGTCTTAACAACAGTGTCAAAATAAGCCACGAAATTTTAGGAAATCCTGATGCAAAAACATTGGCTAGCCTTATCACAGCTCTTGGTCTAGCACAAAATTTTGCAGCATTAAAAGCCCTTGTTAGTGTAGGTATCCAGCAAGGACACATGAAACTTCACGCCAAATCCTTAGCCCTTTTAGCTGGGGCAAAAGCTGAAGAAGTAGAAATAATAGCCGAAAAATTACAAGAAAGTAAACACATGAACCTAGAAACAGCAAAACTCCTAATAAAAGAAAATAAAGAAAAAATTAAATAA
- a CDS encoding alpha/beta fold hydrolase, with protein sequence MTYLEQANKYIFVNGEKIAYRELSAGKSPIPLVMLVHLAATLDNWDPKLLDLVSEKHHIIVLDLPGVGASTGKVAGSIPAMASQTIDIIKQLGYKKINLLGLSMGGMIAQEVVRKDKNLVEKLILAGTGSRGSKELDKVTGKTFKFMLKAALKRVDPKRYIFYNHDEAGYKEAMKVLDRMGKRRPEFKDKEMNIPGFLVQLKAIKLWGKSEEDDLKYITQPTLIVNGDNDMQVPTENSYDMHKKIANSKLIIYKNSGHGSIFQYAEEFSKDLLGFLNN encoded by the coding sequence ATGACATATTTAGAACAGGCAAATAAATATATATTTGTAAATGGGGAAAAAATTGCATACAGAGAATTGAGTGCAGGAAAAAGCCCAATACCTTTAGTAATGTTGGTACATTTGGCGGCAACCCTAGATAATTGGGACCCTAAACTTTTAGACCTTGTTTCAGAAAAACACCACATTATAGTTTTAGATTTGCCAGGAGTAGGAGCAAGTACTGGTAAGGTAGCTGGCAGTATTCCTGCTATGGCAAGCCAAACTATTGATATTATCAAACAACTGGGCTATAAAAAAATAAATCTACTAGGTCTTTCAATGGGAGGTATGATTGCACAAGAAGTTGTAAGAAAAGATAAAAATTTAGTAGAAAAATTAATACTAGCTGGTACTGGCTCAAGAGGTAGCAAGGAACTAGATAAAGTAACAGGAAAAACTTTTAAATTTATGCTAAAGGCAGCCTTAAAAAGAGTTGACCCAAAACGCTATATTTTTTATAATCATGATGAGGCAGGCTATAAAGAAGCTATGAAAGTGCTGGATAGAATGGGAAAAAGAAGACCAGAGTTTAAGGATAAGGAAATGAATATACCTGGTTTTTTAGTACAATTAAAGGCTATAAAACTTTGGGGTAAATCAGAAGAAGATGACCTAAAATATATTACACAGCCAACTCTTATTGTAAATGGCGATAATGATATGCAGGTGCCGACTGAAAACTCTTATGATATGCATAAGAAAATTGCAAATAGCAAATTAATTATATACAAAAATTCTGGACATGGTTCAATTTTTCAATATGCAGAAGAATTTTCTAAAGACTTACTAGGTTTTTTAAACAATTAA
- a CDS encoding NADP-dependent oxidoreductase: MKVAIHTKYNKNNIKLEFKEVSKPEISFNEVLIKVLAAGVNPLDNMISRGEVKLIVPYKLPQVAGNEFVGVVEKVGKSVSNFSVGDRVFARLPLEKIGAFSEYIAVNEEALAKVPAYLSDEEAAAIPLTALTIMQALDIMNYQSGKIIFISGGTGGVGGMAIPIAKAKGLKVITNGDGSNAQRVLNLGADQFIDYKKEDYKKEDYTKILKDVDYVLDTLGGNETEKQMSIMKKGGSLVSLRAMPNGSFAKRMNLPKWKQFLFALVGKKFDKMAEKYGVTYNFIFVKSNGKQLQEVADIFTKLEIKPSVDTIFKFEDVNEALDKIANGRSRGKTVLTFKE, from the coding sequence ATGAAAGTAGCAATACACACTAAATACAATAAAAATAATATCAAATTAGAATTTAAGGAAGTTTCAAAACCAGAAATTTCATTTAATGAAGTTTTAATAAAGGTTTTGGCAGCTGGAGTAAATCCTTTAGACAACATGATTTCAAGAGGAGAAGTTAAATTAATTGTTCCTTATAAACTACCACAGGTGGCAGGTAATGAATTTGTGGGTGTCGTAGAAAAAGTAGGGAAGTCAGTTTCAAATTTTTCGGTTGGTGATAGGGTATTTGCAAGGCTGCCACTAGAGAAAATCGGTGCATTTTCAGAGTATATAGCAGTAAATGAAGAAGCATTAGCCAAGGTGCCAGCCTATCTAAGCGATGAAGAAGCTGCAGCTATTCCACTAACAGCACTGACGATAATGCAGGCTTTAGATATAATGAACTACCAAAGCGGAAAAATAATTTTTATTTCTGGTGGAACTGGTGGTGTCGGAGGTATGGCAATCCCAATAGCCAAAGCCAAAGGCTTAAAAGTAATTACAAATGGTGATGGTTCAAATGCACAAAGAGTTTTAAATTTGGGAGCTGACCAATTTATAGACTATAAAAAAGAGGACTATAAAAAAGAGGACTATACAAAAATACTAAAAGATGTTGATTATGTGTTAGATACTTTAGGTGGGAACGAAACAGAAAAACAGATGAGTATTATGAAAAAAGGTGGTAGTTTAGTATCACTTCGTGCTATGCCAAATGGGTCGTTTGCTAAGAGAATGAATTTACCAAAATGGAAACAATTTTTATTCGCTCTAGTTGGTAAAAAATTTGATAAAATGGCAGAAAAATACGGAGTAACCTATAATTTTATTTTTGTTAAATCTAACGGTAAACAACTACAAGAAGTTGCTGATATATTTACAAAATTAGAAATTAAACCGTCTGTTGATACAATTTTTAAATTTGAAGATGTTAATGAGGCTTTAGACAAGATAGCAAATGGACGTTCAAGAGGAAAAACAGTACTAACATTTAAGGAGTAG